One Qipengyuania aurantiaca genomic region harbors:
- a CDS encoding diacylglycerol/lipid kinase family protein, which produces MIALDLVYNPVSGSFSPAHLEKLVSALEAEGFAVSPMPTTAEGAQLSGKADLICVHGGDGTLRDVVRTLGEDAGAVPLCVAPSGTINLVARELDYSRKPARFARALRQAWDRGAKSWVEAPLYRLGDMPIVSCLSIGPDSHAVARVSAKLKKRIGRYAYVVAMMQQMREWPRAPMQVRGITTSGEDFACEAEAVIVSNAALYAGPFRLSPEAALHADSVELITVGEGTRLRIMALSFAAMLGLPVERFAKATVRSCKRVEFDRCVTPVQVDGDHMPDCAYAIAPSGLSLRYVV; this is translated from the coding sequence ATGATTGCGCTGGACCTCGTCTACAACCCCGTATCCGGCAGCTTTTCGCCGGCACATCTCGAAAAGCTGGTGTCTGCGCTCGAAGCGGAAGGGTTTGCGGTCTCGCCGATGCCGACCACCGCCGAGGGTGCGCAGCTTTCCGGTAAAGCGGATCTCATTTGCGTCCACGGGGGCGACGGGACGTTGCGCGACGTTGTCCGCACGCTTGGCGAGGATGCGGGTGCCGTTCCCCTTTGCGTCGCCCCTTCGGGTACGATCAACCTCGTCGCGCGCGAACTCGACTATTCGCGCAAGCCGGCCCGCTTCGCCCGCGCCCTGCGACAGGCCTGGGATCGCGGCGCCAAGAGCTGGGTCGAGGCCCCGCTCTACCGGCTCGGCGATATGCCGATCGTTTCCTGTCTTTCCATCGGGCCGGACAGCCACGCCGTGGCGCGTGTTTCGGCAAAGCTCAAGAAACGGATCGGGCGCTACGCCTATGTCGTGGCGATGATGCAGCAGATGCGCGAATGGCCGCGCGCGCCAATGCAGGTGAGAGGGATCACGACATCGGGCGAGGATTTCGCGTGCGAGGCGGAGGCCGTCATCGTCTCCAACGCGGCGCTTTACGCCGGGCCTTTCCGGCTCAGCCCCGAGGCCGCGCTGCACGCCGATAGCGTCGAACTCATCACCGTGGGCGAGGGCACGCGGCTGAGGATCATGGCGCTGAGCTTCGCCGCCATGCTTGGGCTGCCGGTCGAGCGGTTCGCCAAGGCGACGGTGCGCAGCTGCAAGCGCGTCGAGTTCGACCGCTGTGTCACCCCCGTCCAGGTCGACGGCGATCATATGCCCGACTGCGCCTACGCCATCGCGCCGAGCGGATTGAGCCTACGCTACGTCGTGTGA
- a CDS encoding M16 family metallopeptidase, which yields MTFRNFSRAIAALPLIALAVPASVAAQEPVPAEVAQAGETPWGIPVYDIPADADVRFGVLPNGMKYAIARNETPEDTAVIRFGFDVGWIDERDEELGLAHVIEHMAFNGSTNVPEGEMIKLLERLGLAFGADTNASTGFEDTIYKLDLPRVDDEVVDTALMLMRETASELTITDGAVDRERGIIQSETRTGNNFSIRRFKDYFKFVAPDTRYAARFRADGTVENIDAAPGQVLRELYARYYRPDNATLVFVGDIDVDAIEAKIVEGFSSWQAPATPIERVEKGVIDIARRPAAGNFVDPDVPYLVTIDRFAPYTDTETTVAELKTQLLRNLGTAMLNRRLQKIANSEDATILGGSASSSDFFDINAQAAIQLQAKEGEWEAALQTGEQEWRRAVTHGFTTAELAEQLANFEKGLGDAARQEGTRSNRALAEGILASARAERLFVKPSTSFALFEMLKPQLTLDAVNAAFARHFALSDPLIHVSTKEPIENAEATILAAYDASASVAVAAPEDRGIVEFAYDSFGETGSVVADETIEDLGIRTIRFANNVRLNLKPTDFEDDRLRYSIRVGSGQLAFPTENMAEAVWLANFSGQGGVGKHSFDELRQIFAGRSLRYGFAVDSDKFTVTGASTMADIADQMRVSAAYLTDTGLRPEMKSRWLGVVPPFLAQTDATPQSVAQFEAARIVSDGNRRFGLPEEAELLAVDADVARSIVADEFSNAPIEIAVVGEFDADAVIAAVASTFGALPERETAVARHDERRVANFATDRSERVLTHAGAPDQALALTYWATNDDDDAQEEATMALLSRVMQLKVTDIIREELGASYSPGVGSSMSDLYDGYGTFSTSVIVEPSQADQVFGVVDGIVADLRTNPVDQDTLDRALKPLLEQLTQQRKNNGWWLGVADEAQLGADRLERVRTAEARYKAVTPEMMQAAAQRYLDPAEALRIRIVHESLVEGE from the coding sequence ATGACTTTTCGTAACTTCTCGCGCGCCATCGCCGCGCTGCCGCTTATCGCCCTGGCCGTGCCGGCCTCCGTCGCCGCGCAGGAACCGGTGCCTGCCGAAGTGGCGCAGGCGGGCGAAACCCCCTGGGGTATCCCTGTCTACGATATCCCGGCCGATGCCGACGTGCGCTTCGGCGTCCTGCCCAACGGCATGAAATACGCCATCGCGCGCAACGAGACGCCCGAGGACACCGCCGTCATCCGCTTCGGTTTCGACGTGGGCTGGATCGATGAACGCGACGAGGAGCTGGGCCTGGCCCACGTGATCGAGCACATGGCCTTCAACGGGTCTACCAATGTGCCCGAAGGCGAGATGATCAAGCTGCTCGAACGGCTGGGCCTCGCCTTTGGCGCCGATACCAACGCCTCCACAGGCTTCGAGGACACGATCTACAAGCTCGACCTCCCGCGCGTGGATGACGAGGTCGTCGACACGGCGCTCATGCTCATGCGCGAAACCGCGTCCGAACTGACGATTACCGACGGCGCGGTGGATCGCGAACGCGGGATCATCCAGTCCGAAACCCGCACGGGCAACAACTTCAGCATCCGCCGCTTCAAGGACTACTTCAAGTTCGTCGCCCCCGACACGCGCTACGCCGCGCGCTTCCGCGCCGATGGCACGGTCGAGAATATCGACGCGGCCCCCGGACAGGTCCTGCGCGAGCTCTACGCGCGCTATTATCGCCCCGACAACGCGACACTGGTCTTCGTTGGTGACATCGACGTGGACGCGATCGAGGCGAAAATCGTCGAAGGCTTCTCCAGCTGGCAGGCCCCGGCCACCCCGATAGAACGCGTCGAAAAAGGCGTCATCGACATCGCGCGCAGACCCGCGGCCGGCAATTTCGTCGATCCGGACGTGCCCTATCTCGTCACCATCGATCGCTTCGCGCCTTATACCGACACCGAAACCACCGTCGCCGAGCTGAAGACCCAGCTGCTCCGCAATCTGGGCACGGCGATGCTCAACCGCCGCCTCCAGAAGATCGCCAATAGCGAAGACGCCACGATCCTGGGCGGCAGCGCCTCGTCGAGCGACTTCTTCGACATCAACGCGCAAGCCGCCATCCAGCTGCAGGCCAAGGAAGGCGAATGGGAAGCGGCCCTGCAAACCGGCGAGCAGGAATGGCGCCGTGCGGTAACGCATGGTTTCACCACCGCCGAACTGGCCGAACAGCTTGCCAATTTCGAGAAAGGTCTCGGCGATGCGGCCCGTCAGGAAGGCACGCGCAGCAACCGTGCGCTGGCCGAGGGCATCCTTGCCTCTGCGCGCGCCGAACGCCTCTTCGTCAAGCCGAGCACCAGCTTCGCCCTGTTCGAGATGCTCAAGCCGCAGCTGACGCTCGACGCGGTGAACGCCGCCTTTGCGCGCCACTTTGCCCTGTCCGACCCGCTGATCCATGTTTCCACCAAGGAGCCGATCGAAAACGCGGAAGCGACCATCCTCGCCGCCTATGACGCCTCGGCCAGTGTCGCGGTCGCCGCTCCCGAAGATCGCGGGATCGTGGAGTTTGCCTATGACAGCTTCGGCGAGACCGGCAGTGTCGTGGCCGACGAAACCATCGAGGATCTCGGCATTCGCACCATCCGCTTTGCCAACAACGTGCGCCTCAACCTCAAGCCGACCGATTTCGAGGACGATCGGTTGCGCTATTCGATCCGCGTCGGATCGGGCCAGCTGGCCTTCCCGACCGAGAACATGGCCGAAGCGGTCTGGCTGGCGAATTTCAGCGGACAGGGCGGCGTTGGCAAGCACAGCTTTGACGAGCTGCGCCAGATTTTCGCAGGCCGGAGCCTTCGCTATGGCTTTGCAGTAGACAGCGACAAGTTCACCGTAACCGGCGCCAGCACCATGGCCGATATCGCCGACCAGATGCGCGTCTCCGCGGCCTATCTCACCGATACGGGGTTGCGCCCCGAAATGAAGAGCCGCTGGCTGGGCGTGGTGCCTCCCTTCCTCGCCCAGACGGATGCAACCCCACAGTCGGTTGCGCAGTTCGAGGCGGCCCGCATCGTGTCGGATGGAAACCGTCGCTTTGGCCTCCCTGAGGAAGCCGAACTCTTGGCGGTGGATGCGGATGTGGCGCGTTCGATTGTCGCCGACGAGTTCTCCAACGCCCCGATCGAAATCGCCGTCGTCGGTGAATTCGATGCCGACGCAGTGATTGCGGCCGTCGCTTCCACTTTCGGCGCCCTGCCGGAGCGCGAGACGGCCGTCGCACGCCATGACGAGCGCCGCGTGGCGAACTTCGCGACCGACCGCAGCGAACGTGTGCTCACCCACGCAGGGGCACCGGACCAGGCGCTGGCGCTCACTTATTGGGCGACGAACGACGACGACGATGCGCAGGAAGAAGCGACGATGGCGCTCCTTTCGCGCGTCATGCAATTGAAGGTGACCGACATCATCCGCGAGGAACTGGGTGCGTCCTATTCGCCCGGCGTCGGCTCTTCCATGTCCGACCTCTATGACGGCTACGGCACCTTCTCCACCTCGGTCATCGTCGAGCCTTCGCAGGCCGACCAAGTGTTTGGCGTGGTAGACGGCATCGTCGCCGATCTGCGAACCAACCCGGTCGATCAGGACACCCTCGACCGCGCGCTGAAGCCGCTGCTTGAACAGCTGACGCAACAGCGCAAGAACAACGGTTGGTGGCTGGGCGTGGCCGACGAGGCGCAGCTCGGAGCCGACCGGCTGGAGCGCGTGCGCACGGCAGAAGCCCGTTACAAGGCGGTGACGCCGGAAATGATGCAGGCTGCAGCCCAGCGCTATCTCGACCCGGCCGAGGCGCTGCGTATCCGGATCGTGCACGAGAGCCTCGTCGAAGGCGAATAG